From Humisphaera borealis, the proteins below share one genomic window:
- a CDS encoding FAD-dependent oxidoreductase, with translation MIASNTLQASPARDLVLSDGFEFQDLYRRDGLARIDAAFLDRLASASPDLHARLLAARHDPVSIALKDHSGLIIELASHLDDFVADFFGIRAEVDALRARHAELAPRYDVKRQFIQRKAAATKPDAAAAIDGAAVTAELQSLLGGPIGEGLIADKLKQWLAAEADHAKELEVAARYAAWAVHTPAGRDRHEHGTLFRLPKKLDMMHLVPIAELTIHGAPQLKLGEGHHLRHREGFALTDHGTDLVGALDQVGYCIKCHHQSKDSCSHGLREKSGLFKQSTFGVPLAGCPLEEKISEMHEVKDGGFAIGSLAVVTIDNPMCAATGHRICNDCMKACIYQKQDPVDIPQVESRNLKDVLELPWGFEIYSLLTRWNPLNFSRPLPPPATGKKVLVVGLGPAGFTLSHHLMNDGHAVVAVDGLKIEPLPPGLSGVDAHGNRVAFRPVYDVTTELFEPLGDRTLAGFGGVAEYGITVRWNKNFLKVIRLLLERRSEFAMFGGIRFGGTMTVDTAFEMGFDHVALSTGAGRPTVIPMKNGLARGVRQASDFLMALQLTGAAKSDTVANLQLRMPVVVIGGGLTAIDTATESMAYYVVQVEKFLRRYETLSATYGEASVRHIWTAEEAEIGDEFLAHARAIRAERQAAEMEGRDPDLQRLLNNWGGVTVAYRRRLVDAPSYTLNHEEVTKAMEEGIRFAECLAPEEVILDKYGASSALRLVRQQIDPSTGKLAASAESVVLPARAILVAAGTQPNTVLAREDAHNVHLDGRYFQAIDEEGNPVRPEKISKPAKSQVLMSLRPDGKALSFFGDLHPSYAGNVVKAMASAKQGYPVVSRMLAKAPTTAPSPEQLFAKLNDELRAVVHEVIRLTPTIVEVVVRAPMAARAFEPGQFYRLQNYESLAARVEGTVLGMEGLALTGASVDREKGLLSTIVLEMGGSSDLCALLKPGEPVILMGPTGEPTETPSHETVLLAGGGLGNAVLFSIGQQLRAGGSRVIYFAGYKKLIDRYKVDEIERAADVITWCSDEAPGFTPGRTQDRAFVGNIVEAMVAYARGDLGEVPIPLSEAQRVIVIGSDGMMRGVQQARHTVLKPYLMHGHQAIGSINSPMQCMMKEICAQCLQMHRDPETGKEEVVFSCANQDQPLDKVRFDSLRERLTQNGTQEKLTKRWIDHCLRKLEVRQ, from the coding sequence GTGATTGCCAGTAACACATTGCAGGCTTCGCCTGCCCGTGATCTTGTTCTCTCCGACGGATTCGAGTTCCAGGATCTTTACCGCCGCGACGGCCTTGCGCGGATCGATGCCGCGTTTCTCGATCGCCTTGCGTCGGCGTCGCCGGATCTGCACGCTCGATTGCTCGCGGCGCGGCACGATCCGGTCTCCATCGCGCTCAAAGACCACTCCGGGCTGATCATCGAGCTTGCTTCGCACCTGGACGACTTCGTCGCCGACTTCTTTGGGATTCGGGCCGAAGTGGACGCCCTGCGCGCCCGCCATGCCGAGCTGGCCCCGCGTTACGACGTCAAACGGCAGTTCATCCAGCGCAAAGCCGCGGCGACCAAACCCGATGCGGCGGCAGCGATTGACGGAGCGGCCGTTACGGCCGAACTGCAATCCCTGCTCGGCGGGCCGATCGGCGAAGGCCTGATCGCCGACAAGCTCAAGCAATGGCTTGCCGCCGAGGCCGATCACGCGAAGGAACTGGAAGTCGCCGCCCGCTACGCCGCCTGGGCCGTGCACACGCCGGCCGGCCGCGACCGCCACGAACACGGCACGCTTTTCAGGCTGCCGAAAAAGCTCGACATGATGCACCTGGTGCCGATCGCCGAGCTGACGATCCATGGCGCGCCGCAACTGAAGCTGGGCGAAGGTCACCACCTGCGGCATCGCGAAGGCTTTGCGCTCACCGATCACGGCACCGACCTCGTCGGCGCGCTCGACCAGGTCGGCTACTGCATCAAGTGCCATCACCAATCGAAAGACAGTTGCTCGCATGGCCTGCGGGAAAAGTCGGGCCTGTTCAAGCAGAGCACGTTCGGCGTACCCCTCGCCGGTTGCCCGCTGGAAGAAAAAATCAGCGAGATGCACGAAGTGAAGGATGGCGGCTTTGCCATCGGTTCGCTCGCGGTCGTCACCATCGACAACCCGATGTGCGCCGCGACCGGCCATCGTATCTGCAACGACTGCATGAAGGCCTGCATCTACCAGAAGCAGGACCCGGTCGATATTCCGCAGGTCGAATCGCGCAACCTGAAAGACGTGCTCGAACTACCCTGGGGCTTTGAGATCTACAGCCTGCTGACGCGGTGGAACCCGCTGAACTTCTCGCGCCCCCTGCCGCCGCCGGCGACGGGAAAGAAGGTGCTGGTTGTCGGCCTGGGGCCGGCAGGGTTCACGCTGTCGCACCACCTGATGAACGACGGCCATGCCGTCGTCGCGGTGGACGGGCTAAAGATCGAGCCGCTGCCGCCGGGGTTGTCGGGCGTGGATGCCCATGGCAACCGTGTGGCGTTTCGGCCGGTGTATGACGTCACGACCGAACTGTTCGAACCGCTCGGCGATCGCACGCTCGCCGGTTTCGGCGGCGTGGCCGAGTACGGCATTACCGTCCGGTGGAACAAGAACTTCCTGAAGGTCATCCGCCTGCTGCTGGAACGCCGAAGTGAGTTCGCAATGTTCGGCGGCATTCGTTTCGGCGGGACGATGACCGTCGACACCGCGTTCGAGATGGGCTTCGACCACGTCGCCCTTTCCACCGGCGCGGGACGCCCCACCGTCATCCCGATGAAGAACGGCTTGGCCCGCGGTGTGCGGCAGGCGAGCGACTTCCTGATGGCGCTTCAGCTCACCGGCGCGGCCAAGAGCGACACCGTCGCCAACCTGCAACTGCGCATGCCCGTCGTCGTCATCGGCGGCGGCCTGACCGCAATCGATACCGCGACCGAATCGATGGCGTACTACGTCGTGCAGGTGGAGAAATTCCTGCGGCGCTATGAAACGCTGTCGGCCACCTACGGCGAAGCGTCCGTCCGGCACATCTGGACGGCAGAAGAAGCCGAGATCGGCGACGAGTTCCTGGCCCACGCCCGGGCCATCCGCGCCGAACGCCAAGCCGCCGAGATGGAAGGCCGCGATCCCGATCTCCAGCGCCTGCTGAACAACTGGGGCGGCGTCACCGTCGCCTACCGCCGCCGATTGGTGGATGCGCCGTCCTACACGCTGAACCACGAGGAAGTCACCAAGGCGATGGAGGAAGGCATTCGCTTCGCCGAGTGCCTGGCACCGGAAGAAGTGATCCTCGACAAGTACGGCGCATCGTCGGCGCTGCGGCTGGTGCGGCAACAGATCGACCCGTCCACCGGCAAGCTGGCGGCGTCGGCCGAGTCAGTGGTGCTGCCGGCCCGGGCAATCCTCGTCGCCGCCGGGACTCAGCCGAACACGGTGCTCGCCCGCGAAGACGCCCACAACGTGCACCTCGATGGCCGTTACTTCCAGGCGATCGATGAAGAGGGCAACCCGGTTCGGCCCGAAAAGATCAGCAAACCCGCCAAGTCACAGGTGCTGATGTCGCTTCGGCCCGACGGCAAGGCGCTCAGCTTCTTCGGCGACCTGCACCCGTCGTACGCCGGCAATGTCGTCAAGGCGATGGCCAGCGCCAAGCAGGGTTACCCGGTCGTCTCGCGCATGCTCGCCAAGGCACCGACAACCGCACCTTCGCCCGAGCAACTGTTCGCGAAGCTCAACGATGAACTCCGCGCTGTCGTCCACGAAGTCATCCGCCTGACACCGACGATCGTTGAAGTTGTCGTCCGCGCCCCGATGGCGGCACGGGCGTTCGAGCCGGGGCAGTTTTACCGGCTGCAGAACTACGAATCGCTCGCTGCCCGCGTCGAAGGCACCGTGCTCGGCATGGAAGGCCTCGCCCTCACCGGCGCATCGGTCGATCGCGAGAAGGGCCTGCTCTCGACCATCGTGCTGGAGATGGGCGGATCATCGGACTTGTGCGCCCTGCTCAAGCCGGGCGAACCGGTCATCCTGATGGGCCCGACGGGCGAACCGACCGAAACGCCTTCCCACGAGACCGTCCTTCTCGCCGGCGGCGGCCTGGGCAACGCGGTGCTATTTTCGATCGGCCAGCAGCTGCGGGCCGGCGGTTCCCGCGTCATCTACTTCGCCGGGTACAAGAAGCTCATCGACCGCTACAAGGTCGACGAGATCGAACGCGCCGCCGACGTCATCACCTGGTGCTCCGATGAAGCCCCCGGCTTCACCCCCGGCCGCACGCAGGACCGCGCCTTCGTCGGCAACATCGTCGAGGCGATGGTCGCCTACGCCAGGGGCGACCTGGGCGAGGTGCCAATCCCGCTCAGTGAAGCCCAGCGTGTCATCGTCATCGGCTCCGACGGCATGATGCGTGGCGTTCAGCAGGCGCGGCACACGGTTCTCAAGCCCTACCTCATGCACGGCCATCAGGCCATCGGAAGCATCAATTCGCCGATGCAGTGCATGATGAAGGAGATCTGCGCCCAGTGCCTGCAAATGCACCGCGACCCCGAGACGGGCAAGGAAGAAGTGGTCTTCTCGTGCGCCAACCAGGATCAGCCGTTGGACAAGGTCCGCTTCGACAGCCTTCGCGAACGCCTGACACAGAACGGCACGCAGGAGAAGTTAACTAAGCGATGGATCGATCACTGCCTGCGGAAGCTCGAAGTGCGGCAGTAA
- the dnaX gene encoding DNA polymerase III subunit gamma/tau, whose product MSYTVLARRYRSTTFDEVIGQEHVGQTLKKAIECDRVAHAYLFTGTRGVGKTSMARIMAKALNCHSFDKPTPTPCGTCDSCLRVAKGDDMDVIEIDAASNTGVDNVRDIIENAQYRPGRSRFKVYIIDEVHMLSKAAFNALLKTMEEPPPHVKFILATTEVEKVLPTILSRCQRYDFRNIPTREIAAHLKDICQQEKIASGDDALLLVAKAGAGSMRDALSLLDRLLSVGEKKLDTDLIESMLGLPKSQLLFDLAQAIGDGDIKAALTRATSMINAGQSVDSLIAALTDHLRNLLILRTCGADSELVEVPGLSLNDMVSQSERFDPAALVQDITILEELRRHVRQSQAGRALLDATIVRMAMSDQFAAIGNLLSQLEGPGNGGAATTRPAARTGPAAAPGSSAAAQKKKTDELTPTAPAAPRADPAPSVPSTPAAPSISPTATPSVSQAVHAMKAEMAATASAVPPASPPAPLPVQTASTPSVPVPTGSVLDSIDFGDDDLPRPGKVWEDDTGPSLAEMVKAGSSASSAASANGHGSSATGEVSVDAAVASRPAGTEDLHTAWAVTIDSLKPQVGIHSVMSQSRLDRLDPDGFAVISIPARCESFARQWDRNGKKDIVRDALGKAMGRGVGVRFEVEAEPEPVVDKRQPDAQRPPSQGSTSQSPTAQTKGPPSRGGDSRSGHQRPIERPAPPPPAPAQRITQEQAEAIRAQVPLIEALVTTLNAQIVKIE is encoded by the coding sequence ATGTCCTACACCGTCCTCGCCCGCCGTTACCGCTCCACGACCTTTGACGAGGTCATCGGGCAGGAGCACGTCGGGCAGACGCTGAAGAAGGCGATCGAGTGCGACCGCGTTGCCCACGCTTACCTGTTCACCGGGACGCGCGGCGTCGGCAAGACGTCGATGGCCCGGATCATGGCCAAGGCGCTCAACTGTCACAGCTTCGATAAGCCCACGCCCACCCCCTGCGGCACGTGCGATTCGTGCCTGCGCGTCGCCAAGGGGGATGACATGGACGTCATCGAGATCGACGCCGCCAGCAACACCGGCGTGGACAACGTTCGCGACATCATCGAGAACGCGCAGTACCGCCCGGGCCGCAGCCGGTTCAAGGTCTACATCATCGACGAAGTGCACATGCTGTCGAAGGCGGCGTTCAACGCGCTGCTGAAGACGATGGAAGAGCCGCCGCCCCATGTGAAGTTCATCCTGGCAACGACGGAAGTCGAGAAAGTGCTGCCGACGATCCTGTCGCGGTGCCAGCGGTACGATTTCCGCAACATTCCGACGCGCGAGATTGCCGCCCACCTGAAGGACATTTGCCAGCAGGAAAAGATTGCCTCCGGCGACGATGCGCTATTGCTCGTCGCCAAGGCGGGCGCGGGGTCGATGCGTGATGCCCTGTCGCTGCTCGACCGCCTGCTGAGCGTGGGTGAGAAGAAGCTCGACACCGACCTCATCGAATCGATGCTCGGCCTGCCGAAAAGCCAGTTGCTGTTCGACCTGGCGCAGGCGATCGGCGACGGCGACATCAAGGCCGCCCTTACCCGCGCCACGTCGATGATCAACGCCGGCCAAAGCGTCGATTCGCTCATCGCCGCCCTGACCGACCACCTGCGGAACCTGCTGATCCTCCGCACCTGCGGCGCCGACAGCGAACTGGTCGAAGTGCCGGGGCTTTCGCTGAACGACATGGTCAGCCAGTCGGAGCGGTTCGACCCGGCGGCGCTGGTGCAGGACATCACGATCCTGGAAGAACTCCGCCGGCACGTGCGGCAGTCGCAGGCCGGGCGGGCACTGCTGGATGCGACGATCGTCCGCATGGCGATGTCGGACCAGTTCGCGGCAATCGGCAACCTGCTTTCGCAGTTGGAAGGGCCTGGCAATGGCGGTGCCGCCACCACCCGACCGGCGGCGCGGACCGGGCCGGCGGCGGCACCCGGATCGTCAGCGGCCGCTCAAAAAAAAAAGACCGATGAACTGACGCCGACGGCCCCCGCAGCACCTCGTGCCGACCCCGCGCCATCGGTTCCATCAACACCGGCTGCACCGTCGATTTCGCCGACGGCCACCCCTAGTGTCAGCCAAGCCGTCCATGCGATGAAGGCCGAGATGGCCGCCACTGCTTCGGCGGTGCCGCCGGCTTCTCCCCCCGCGCCATTGCCGGTTCAGACGGCCTCGACACCATCCGTCCCCGTTCCCACAGGTTCGGTCCTGGACAGCATCGATTTCGGCGACGACGACCTTCCGCGTCCCGGCAAGGTGTGGGAGGACGATACCGGCCCGTCGTTGGCGGAAATGGTCAAGGCGGGCTCATCGGCTTCGTCGGCCGCTTCGGCGAACGGTCATGGGTCGTCGGCGACGGGCGAGGTCAGCGTAGACGCTGCGGTGGCATCCCGCCCCGCGGGAACTGAAGACCTGCACACCGCCTGGGCTGTCACGATCGATTCACTCAAGCCGCAGGTGGGCATTCACAGCGTGATGTCGCAGTCCCGGCTCGACCGGCTCGACCCCGACGGCTTTGCGGTGATCTCGATCCCCGCACGGTGTGAATCCTTCGCCCGACAGTGGGACCGCAACGGCAAGAAAGACATCGTCCGCGATGCCCTCGGTAAGGCGATGGGGCGAGGCGTAGGCGTGCGGTTTGAGGTCGAAGCCGAACCGGAACCAGTGGTCGACAAGCGGCAACCCGACGCACAGCGGCCCCCGTCGCAGGGATCGACATCGCAATCGCCGACGGCACAGACCAAGGGCCCGCCATCGCGTGGCGGCGATAGCCGATCCGGGCACCAGCGCCCGATCGAGCGGCCCGCCCCCCCGCCACCAGCGCCCGCCCAGCGCATTACGCAGGAGCAGGCTGAGGCCATCCGGGCGCAGGTGCCGCTGATCGAGGCGTTGGTGACGACGTTGAACGCGCAAATTGTCAAGATTGAGTAG
- a CDS encoding class I SAM-dependent methyltransferase, with product MPETSQMSAAPQMPPPAETPGSIAYRERCPLCGGSSTIVGVVGGPVTHNQYDLRRCTNCHFAFLANPCLDYARIYDEAYYQGKGADPLLNYVDELNHPETTVRRNEWEGVVRIVKTLVPPAPGVRWLDFGCGNGGVVRHALATTSYDCVGFDIGWITDKARETGIPILNDAELSAAEGTFDIVSAIEVIEHIPDPNALFRQIYRLLKPGGTFFFTTGNARPYRDRLTQWEYVNPDIHVSFFDPDNAAMALKAAGFTTEPLGYRNGCREIIRFKVLKNVHQSDRKWWHNLLPWTVAGRVLNKRLGVFEFPFARKPIG from the coding sequence ATGCCCGAAACGTCGCAGATGAGTGCCGCCCCGCAGATGCCTCCCCCGGCCGAAACGCCGGGTTCCATCGCGTACCGCGAACGGTGCCCGCTTTGCGGCGGGTCGTCGACGATCGTTGGCGTGGTCGGCGGCCCGGTAACCCACAACCAGTACGACCTCCGCCGCTGCACGAACTGCCACTTCGCGTTCCTGGCCAACCCCTGCCTCGATTACGCCCGGATTTACGACGAAGCCTACTACCAGGGCAAAGGTGCCGACCCGCTGCTGAACTACGTCGATGAATTGAACCACCCCGAGACGACTGTCCGCCGCAACGAATGGGAAGGGGTCGTGCGGATCGTCAAAACACTCGTGCCGCCCGCCCCCGGGGTTCGCTGGCTGGATTTCGGGTGCGGCAATGGCGGGGTCGTCCGGCACGCACTGGCGACGACGAGTTACGACTGCGTCGGATTCGATATCGGCTGGATCACCGACAAAGCGCGCGAAACCGGCATTCCGATCCTGAACGACGCCGAGCTCTCCGCCGCCGAGGGAACGTTCGACATCGTCTCGGCGATCGAAGTCATCGAGCACATTCCCGACCCCAACGCGCTGTTCCGGCAGATTTACCGGCTGCTCAAGCCGGGCGGCACGTTCTTCTTCACCACGGGCAACGCACGGCCCTACCGCGATCGGCTGACGCAGTGGGAGTACGTGAACCCGGACATTCACGTGAGCTTCTTCGATCCCGACAACGCCGCGATGGCGCTCAAGGCGGCGGGCTTCACGACAGAGCCGCTGGGTTACCGAAACGGGTGCCGGGAGATCATCCGGTTCAAAGTGCTGAAGAACGTTCACCAGAGCGATCGCAAGTGGTGGCACAATCTGCTGCCCTGGACGGTTGCCGGCCGGGTGCTCAACAAGCGGCTGGGGGTGTTCGAGTTCCCCTTCGCGCGCAAGCCGATCGGATGA
- a CDS encoding ABC transporter permease: MIAIACAAMLCGMLGPVIAHRRLVWQHALSHLRHRYAGTGLGVVWNVLHPLAMIVVYSVVFGAIMRPAAVPGVEGPFAYVLYLCAGFLPWMSLAESLTRGTTAFTDNAAYLKKLPVPEPVFVAQAAASASVGLAISFSLLLVLSLAAGLRPTMYWLLIPVPLLSMQVTGLGFGLLLGTLNAFFRDVSQMLTVALQVIMWTAPVVYLSDILPPGLRAVIAWHPLTPVLDATRGLFLLGQLPGGQTWLLLLAWPAVAVAVGSWVFNRLRREIRDVL, translated from the coding sequence TTGATCGCCATCGCCTGCGCGGCCATGCTCTGTGGCATGCTCGGTCCCGTCATCGCCCACCGCCGGCTCGTCTGGCAGCACGCCCTGTCGCACCTTCGCCACCGCTACGCGGGGACCGGGCTTGGGGTGGTGTGGAATGTGCTCCATCCGCTGGCGATGATCGTGGTCTACTCGGTCGTGTTCGGCGCCATCATGCGGCCGGCCGCCGTTCCGGGTGTTGAGGGGCCTTTCGCGTACGTCCTGTATCTGTGCGCCGGGTTTCTGCCTTGGATGTCGCTCGCCGAATCGCTGACCCGCGGCACGACGGCGTTCACCGACAACGCCGCGTATCTGAAGAAACTCCCCGTCCCGGAACCGGTTTTTGTCGCCCAGGCGGCGGCGTCCGCGTCGGTCGGCCTGGCGATCAGCTTTTCGCTCCTTCTGGTGCTGTCTCTGGCGGCCGGGCTCCGCCCGACGATGTACTGGCTGCTGATCCCCGTGCCGCTGCTGTCGATGCAGGTGACCGGCTTGGGTTTCGGCTTACTCCTGGGCACGCTGAACGCGTTTTTCCGCGATGTTTCGCAGATGCTGACGGTCGCGCTTCAGGTCATCATGTGGACCGCGCCGGTCGTCTACCTGTCCGACATCCTGCCGCCGGGACTCCGCGCCGTCATCGCCTGGCACCCGCTGACGCCCGTGCTCGACGCGACGCGCGGCCTGTTTCTGCTGGGGCAACTACCCGGCGGGCAGACATGGCTGCTGCTGCTGGCGTGGCCCGCCGTCGCAGTGGCGGTCGGCTCGTGGGTGTTCAACCGGCTGCGCCGGGAGATTCGCGACGTGTTGTAG
- a CDS encoding sulfatase-like hydrolase/transferase has translation MAIISMKTIPLLILAICALIPSASLRAAERPPIKPNILHIHADDHRADGLHALGNAMLVTPNLDSLVERGMTFRHCYTMGSMVGAVCTPSRTMMLTGRSWLRIPGSPGAAPNAKDPATFLPRVLRTAGYQTWHMGKCGNGFPAGLAAFETTIRDDARGATPENDRAHCSQRLADGTIKFLKSRAAAHEEKPFYIYIAPPVPHDPRSAEPQFHKLYDPAQIRLSPAFMPLHPFDNGEMTVRDEKLAPWPRTEADTKQQHADYFACVTGLDHHVGRIFAELKACGQWDQTIIIFSGDNGLSLGEHGLFGKQNLYELGGMHVPLVIAGPGIPRGQSDALVYLMDLFPTLVELAGARVPAGIDGRSIVPILAGKQANVRDVLYTAYRDCQRAIRDKRWKLIRYPLVDRTQLFDLDADPHELMNLADKPEHKAKVAELTALLSREMAANADTSPLTVENPKPAEWTPPIPGSDAGKKARK, from the coding sequence ATGGCGATCATTTCTATGAAAACAATACCACTCCTGATCCTCGCAATTTGCGCCCTGATTCCATCGGCCTCACTCCGTGCCGCGGAGCGGCCGCCGATCAAACCAAACATTCTTCACATCCACGCGGACGACCATCGCGCCGACGGGTTGCACGCGCTCGGCAATGCAATGCTCGTCACTCCGAATCTCGATTCACTGGTCGAGCGGGGCATGACCTTCAGGCATTGCTATACGATGGGTTCGATGGTCGGTGCCGTCTGCACGCCGAGCCGTACGATGATGCTTACCGGCCGCTCGTGGCTGCGTATTCCCGGAAGTCCTGGCGCAGCGCCCAATGCCAAGGATCCGGCGACGTTTTTGCCGCGTGTCCTGCGGACAGCAGGGTATCAGACCTGGCATATGGGCAAATGCGGCAATGGCTTCCCTGCGGGGCTGGCGGCGTTTGAAACGACTATCAGGGACGACGCCAGGGGCGCGACTCCTGAAAATGATCGTGCTCATTGCAGCCAGCGTCTTGCCGATGGCACCATCAAGTTCCTCAAGTCGCGCGCAGCGGCACACGAGGAGAAGCCGTTCTACATTTACATCGCTCCGCCCGTCCCGCACGATCCACGCTCTGCCGAGCCGCAATTCCACAAGCTCTACGATCCCGCCCAGATCCGGCTCTCGCCTGCGTTCATGCCTTTGCACCCCTTCGACAATGGGGAGATGACCGTGCGCGATGAAAAACTGGCACCGTGGCCGCGCACTGAGGCGGACACGAAGCAACAGCACGCCGATTACTTCGCCTGCGTCACCGGACTCGATCATCACGTCGGACGAATCTTTGCAGAACTGAAAGCCTGCGGACAGTGGGACCAGACGATCATCATCTTCAGTGGCGACAACGGTCTCTCGCTCGGCGAACACGGGCTCTTTGGCAAACAGAACCTCTATGAGCTCGGCGGCATGCATGTACCGCTTGTGATTGCCGGTCCTGGCATTCCCAGGGGCCAAAGCGATGCGTTGGTTTACCTGATGGACTTGTTTCCGACCCTCGTAGAACTCGCCGGCGCGAGAGTTCCAGCCGGCATTGATGGCCGAAGCATTGTCCCGATCCTGGCGGGCAAGCAGGCCAACGTCCGCGACGTGCTCTACACCGCATATCGCGACTGCCAGCGGGCCATTCGCGACAAGCGATGGAAGCTCATCCGCTATCCGCTTGTGGACAGGACCCAGCTTTTCGATCTTGACGCGGATCCGCACGAGCTGATGAACCTGGCCGACAAGCCCGAACACAAGGCGAAGGTCGCCGAGCTGACCGCGCTCCTTAGTCGGGAAATGGCAGCCAACGCCGACACCTCCCCCCTGACAGTTGAGAATCCGAAACCCGCGGAGTGGACGCCACCGATTCCGGGAAGCGACGCAGGAAAGAAAGCACGAAAATGA
- a CDS encoding PQQ-like beta-propeller repeat protein codes for MGISRKSMIVAMAACGLFTGVGLSADPASSWPQFRGPTGTGQAADKAVPTKWDAGSVVWKTPLKGKGHSSPVVAGDKIFLTSALEDGRQRVVLAFDLASGKQLWEQVAWTGNPEKSHKMNGWATPTVYADGQHVWAWFGPAGVYCYTEGGKPVWSQQLGKFDTKNARGISSSLLVVDDILVVNGDSESDPYLFGLDKATGKTVWKTERPAAEGYSSPFLLEAHGKKQIILNGDKFVAGYDPKTGKEFWHCKSFAGRGEPVPAVGADGTIFVVNGLAGDVYAVRTDGAGDVTKTHMTWHTRRNEGRDQPSPLVIGNHVLVSNMKGILSCYDAKTGKELWKERIATGDITAAPLAAGGKGYFNFENGETVVIEPGEKLKIVATNKLVPQGGEVFRASLAPADGKLLIRSDQTLYCIK; via the coding sequence ATGGGAATCTCGCGCAAATCGATGATCGTGGCGATGGCGGCCTGTGGGTTGTTCACGGGGGTTGGTCTCTCCGCCGACCCCGCCTCCTCCTGGCCGCAGTTCCGCGGGCCGACGGGCACGGGCCAGGCCGCCGACAAGGCCGTCCCCACGAAGTGGGACGCCGGCAGCGTTGTCTGGAAGACACCGCTCAAAGGCAAAGGGCACTCCTCTCCGGTCGTTGCCGGCGACAAGATCTTCCTCACCTCCGCGCTCGAAGACGGACGCCAGCGCGTGGTGCTGGCGTTTGATCTTGCCAGCGGCAAGCAGCTCTGGGAACAGGTCGCCTGGACCGGCAACCCCGAGAAGAGCCACAAGATGAACGGCTGGGCCACGCCCACCGTCTACGCCGACGGCCAGCACGTCTGGGCCTGGTTCGGCCCGGCCGGTGTCTACTGCTACACCGAGGGCGGCAAGCCGGTCTGGTCGCAGCAGCTGGGCAAGTTCGACACCAAGAATGCCCGCGGCATTTCCAGCAGCCTGCTCGTCGTCGATGACATTCTGGTCGTCAACGGCGACAGCGAAAGCGACCCGTACCTCTTCGGCCTCGACAAGGCCACCGGCAAAACCGTCTGGAAAACCGAACGCCCCGCCGCCGAAGGCTACAGCTCTCCCTTCCTGCTCGAAGCCCACGGCAAAAAGCAGATCATTCTCAACGGCGACAAGTTCGTCGCCGGCTACGACCCCAAGACCGGCAAGGAGTTCTGGCACTGCAAGAGCTTCGCCGGCCGCGGCGAACCCGTACCGGCGGTCGGCGCCGACGGCACCATCTTTGTCGTCAACGGCCTGGCCGGCGATGTCTATGCCGTCCGCACCGATGGTGCCGGCGACGTCACCAAGACGCACATGACCTGGCACACCCGCCGCAACGAAGGCCGCGACCAGCCCTCGCCGCTGGTGATCGGCAACCACGTCCTGGTGTCGAACATGAAGGGCATCCTGTCCTGCTACGACGCCAAGACCGGCAAGGAGCTCTGGAAGGAGCGCATCGCGACCGGCGACATCACCGCCGCCCCGCTCGCCGCCGGCGGCAAGGGCTACTTCAACTTCGAGAACGGCGAAACCGTCGTCATCGAGCCCGGCGAGAAGCTGAAGATCGTCGCCACCAACAAGCTCGTGCCACAAGGCGGAGAAGTCTTCCGGGCATCGCTCGCCCCGGCCGACGGAAAACTGCTGATTCGGTCCGATCAGACACTTTATTGCATCAAATGA